One Bufo gargarizans isolate SCDJY-AF-19 chromosome 3, ASM1485885v1, whole genome shotgun sequence DNA segment encodes these proteins:
- the NFYC gene encoding nuclear transcription factor Y subunit gamma, translating to MSADGGFGANSDAQQSLQSFWPRVMEDIRNLTVKDFRVQELPLARIKKIMKLDEDVKMISAEAPVLFAKAAQIFITELTLRAWIHTEDNKRRTLQRNDIAMAITKFDQFDFLIDIVPRDELKPPKRQEEVRQAVTPAEPIQYYFTLAQQPTAVQVQGQAAGQQTTTSTTTLQPGQIIIAQPQQGQNAPVTMQVGEGQQVQILQAQPQGQNQQGQSGQTMQVMQQIITNTGEIQQIPVQLNTGQLQYIRLAQPVSGTQVVQGQIQTLTANGQQLTQAEVQQGQQQFSQFTDGQQLYQIQQVTMPAGQDIAQPLFIQSSGQGNDGQATQVTGD from the exons ATGTCTGCTGATGGAGGGTTCGGTGCAAACAGTGATGCACAGCAGAGCTTGCAGTCCTTCTGGCCAAGGGTGATGGAGGATATCCGAAACCTAACAGTG AAAGATTTCCGTGTTCAGGAGCTTCCATTGGCTCGAATCAAAAAAATCATGAAGCTTGATGAAGATGTTAAA ATGATCAGCGCTGAAGCCCCAGTTCTGTTTGCCAAAGCTGCTCAGATTTTTATAACAGAGTTGACCCTGCGTGCCTGGATTcacacagaagacaacaaaaggaGGACATTGCAG AGGAACGACATTGCGATGGCGATCACAAAATTTGACCAGTTCGATTTCCTAATTGACATTGTTCCTAGGGACGAGTTAAAGCCTCCAAAACGGCAG GAAGAGGTTCGGCAAGCAGTGACCCCAGCAGAACCCATCCAGTACTACTTTACTCTGGCCCAACAACCAACAGCTGTGCAAGTccaggggcaggcagcaggccAGCAGACTACAACTTCAACAACTACCCTTCAGCCTGGCCAGATTATTATTGCCCAGCCGCAGCAGGGACAG AATGCACCCGTAACAATGCAGGTGGGAGAAGGTCAGCAAGTGCAAATTCTCCAGGCTCAACCACAAGGTCAGAACCAGCAAGGTCAGAGTGGACAAACTATGCAAGTTATGCAGCAAATAATCACCAATACCGGAGAGATCCAGCAGATTCCT GTGCAGCTCAACACGGGGCAGCTTCAGTACATTCGTCTTGCTCAGCCAGTGTCTGGAACGCAGGTTGTGCAGGGACAGATTCAGACCTTAACAGCCAATGGGCAGCAG TTAACACAAGCAGAAGTGCAGCAAGGTCAACAGCAATTCAGCCAGTTCACTGATGGACAG CAATTATATCAGATCCAGCAAGTTACCATGCCTGCTGGCCAGGATATCGCACAGCCCTTGTTCATCCAGTCGAGCGGTCAGGGAAATGATGGACAAGCTACACAGGTCACTGGAGACTGA